Proteins from a single region of Macaca fascicularis isolate 582-1 chromosome 5, T2T-MFA8v1.1:
- the CXXC4 gene encoding CXXC-type zinc finger protein 4, translated as MNTNVCVEPGPSPEAPGLPKESHLPEGALNSLVDYNSEMERYRSFATSFYKTNGGAFPQAAKIARITTPIFPSSAAAAAAAARIGMSPWNCDNAATAAAATAMLWGSGGGGGGGGGGGGGGGGGGGGGGGGGGGGGGRKSSSAAASSSASSSSAILPAGGGGGGGGGGGGGSRTSMHHRNDSQRLGKAGCPPEPSLQMANTNFLSTLSPEHCRPLAGECMNKLKCGAAEAEIMNLPERVGTFSAIPALGGISLPPGVIVMTALHSPAAASAAVTDSAFQIANLADCPQNHSSSSSSSSGGAGGANPAKKKRKRCGVCVPCKRLINCGVCSSCRNRKTGHQICKFRKCEELKKKPGTSLERTPVPSAEAFRWFF; from the coding sequence ATGAACACCAATGTCTGCGTGGAGCCCGGGCCGAGCCCGGAGGCCCCGGGCTTGCCCAAGGAAAGCCACTTGCCCGAAGGGGCTCTGAACAGCCTTGTGGATTACAACTCGGAAATGGAGCGCTACCGCTCCTTTGCCACCTCCTTCTACAAGACCAACGGGGGCGCCTTCCCACAGGCGGCCAAGATCGCGCGCATCACCACCCCCATCTTCCCCAgcagcgccgccgccgccgcggccgccgCGCGCATCGGCATGTCCCCCTGGAACTGCGACAACGcggccaccgccgccgccgccaccgccatgCTCTGGGGCAgcggcgggggtgggggcggcggcgggggtggcggcgggggtggcggcggcggcggcggcggcgggggcgggggcgggggcggtgggggCGGCAGGAAATCCTcctccgccgccgcctcctcctccgcctcctcctcctcggcGATCCTCCCcgccggcggtggcggcggcggcggcggcggcggcggcggcggcagcaggaCCAGCATGCACCACCGAAACGACTCCCAGAGGCTGGGGAAAGCTGGCTGCCCGCCAGAGCCGTCGTTGCAAATGGCAAATACTAATTTCCTCTCCACCTTATCCCCTGAACACTGCAGACCTTTGGCGGGGGAATGCATGAACAAGCTCAAATGCGGCGCTGCTGAAGCAGAGATAATGAATCTCCCCGAGCGCGTGGGGACTTTTTCCGCTATCCCGGCTTTAGGGGGCATCTCATTACCTCCAGGGGTCATCGTCATGACAGCCCTTCACTCCCCCGCAGCAGCCTCAGCAGCCGTCACAGACAGTGCGTTTCAAATTGCCAATCTGGCAGACTGCCCGCAGAatcattcctcctcctcctcgtcctcctctgGGGGAGCTGGCGGAGCCAACCCAGccaagaagaagaggaaaaggtgTGGGGTCTGCGTGCCCTGCAAGAGGCTCATCAACTGTGGCGTTTGCAGCAGTTGCAGGAATCGCAAAACGGGACACCAGATCTGcaaatttagaaaatgtgaagAGCTAAAGAAAAAACCTGGCACTTCACTAGAG